A stretch of DNA from Mucilaginibacter daejeonensis:
TACCGTATCTTGTCACCTACGGCCACGCTATCTGTGAACTCGTAGCCTAACTTAGCCACGTTGGCGGTGTCCTGATAGATCAATTGGTGGCGTGTATTATTGTAGGCCTGCACCATTTTATGGGTATGGTCATAAAATACCCAATGGCCTGAACGTTCGCCGTTTCGGTAATAGCCGTTGGCCAGCGTCGATGTATCACGATAGGCCTGATAGCTTCCGTGCTTTTTACGTTTGTCGTTCTTAAGCACCTCAAACTTTTCCTTGATACTCATACCAACGCTACTGGTGCGCATAGCCGTCTCCTGTGCGAAGCACCACGAAGTTAAGCAACCAAAGAGCAAGAAAGTGATCCAATGTTTACAGGTCAGCATGGCTAGGTGTGATCGTGGTATGATACAATAATAAGCATATGCATCCATGCTGGCAATGGTCAAAACACGGTTTGGATCAAAACCGGGGAGCTTTAGCTGGTCACGGGTTATATACGGCCACGCCGCTCAGGTAGGTGCTGATCCACTTGCGGCCATCGGCATCGGCCGTCATGCCTGAGATGTAGAGGTCTTTCACGGGGACCTCCACCAACGGGAGATCCTTGGCGCCAAAGCGCGAGAGCGTACTGCCACCCACCCAAACATCATCGTCCTGTAAGAGTAATGATCGTAGCCCGCGTGCCTTTTCAGGGCGTTCTAATTCGGTCCAACCTGAACCATCGAAGCGGATCACCGCCTTCACCACCGTGCCGGCCAGCACCGCCACCGGCCTGCCTTGGCGATCGATCTTGATATCATAAGGAAAGGCCGACGTATAGCCCAGCTGATCTAACCGGTAAGTGGTCCATTGCCCGTTAGCATACTTTTTGATCATGCCTATAAAGGCAAAGTCGTTAAAAAGGCCCATCCACAAAGCACCGCTGGCATCAGCGGCCATAGATAGTACGGTGTGGATGGTCTCCAGGTGTTCCCAACGGCCATTGCTGATCTTCACGATACCATCTTCGGTACCCACCCAGGTAGTGCCGTGCGCAGCGTCATGAATGAGGCATTTAATGCGATCATCGGTGAGTGCACTGTTCGTGGTGTTGTATATTGTCCAGTTGCCCGCAGCAAAACGCGCCAGTCCTTTATCGGTGCCTGCCCATACCGTGCCGTTCACTTCCACGGTAACGGCCTGTATATTGTTTGATGGGAGGGGAGAGTTAGCCATATTATATACCTTCCAATGGTCGCCCTCCAAACGGGCCAGTCCGTTGGTGGTGGCCATCCATTTGATATTGCTGCTGCTGATGGCCAGGGCGTTCACCTGGTCGGCAGGCAGGGCCGAATTGGTGGTGTTATAGGTGACCCATTCTGGGAATACCGGCTTGGGTGTTTCAGGTGACGGAGCCTGCGTTCGGTCCTTTTTGCAAGCACAGAGCGTGATGGCGAGTGCCGATAAAGTAACAAGGTGTTTCATGTTGATGATAAAGTTCAAGGTCATTGATGCAGACGTGACCATCGACCAAAACGTTACACTGGTAGTGTCTTTTGACCACAGGGAGTTGGGAAGGTAGGTGTATACTGGCGATGATAAGCTGAAACAACTTTCGGGATATAGGAACACTGAACGCCCGAAAGCCCTAAAAACAGCACGACCAGCTATCCGTTCAGGGAGCTGGTCGTACTGTTATAGGAGTGATATAAGCGGAATTAACCCTTAACGCCGCCTCTCATCTTTTCGGTCAGTTGCTCTACCACCTTGGGGAAGTACTGGTGCTCGAGGTGTTGTCCTTTAAGTTTGATGGCGTCCAGGGTATCGTCAGGTTCGATCTTGAAGCGGGCCTGTTGTATGATCTCGCCTTCGTCAAAGTTCTCGTTCACAAAATGGATCGTGATACCCGATTCGGCCTCGCCGTTGGCCAGTACCGCTTTGTGTACGTTATCGCCGTACATACCCTTGCCGCCATATTTAGGCAACAAGGATGGGTGTATGTTAATGATCTGGTTAGGAAAGGCCTTGAGCAGCGATGCCGGTACCAGCCATAAAAAGCCGGCCAGTACGATCAGGTCGATCTCCATCTTTTTCAGCAGCTTCACCACCTCATCGGTGTCAAAAAACTCCTGGCGGGTAAACACGTGCGTAGGGATCTCGAAATTGTCGGCCCGTTGCAGCACGTAGGCCTGCGGGTTATTAGTGAGCACCAGCGCCACTTCGGTTTGGCTGTGATGCTTAAAATGTTCCATGATCTTTTGGGCGTTAGATCCCGAACCCGAAGCAAAGATGGCGATCTTGGTCTTCAAAATAGCAGTAGCGTTTAAATAAGTGGGTAAATATATAGCTTTTTGCCTATGCCGCAAACCATTGGGAAAGCATGACCAGGCAACCAACGGACTTGATCTTAACGGAGGGTGTGCTTAATGCAGGAAACCGTAGCGGCTAACACGGCGCCTGATCAACAGTGGCCTGAGGCGTAGCGTGTCGCGTTTCACGGTCTGTAACACCAACGAGTTTTGGCCTAAGTTGACCACCTGCGTGTAGGCGAATGGGCGTATCTTAACCCCGTTTATATCGTCCAATAGAGCAATATTAGTACGGATGATCACCGAATCGCGATCGGTAATGGTCCAGTTGGCTGATTCGGTTTGTTTTATACAATAAAAGTTCTCGTAGGTGCACATGCCGCTCTTGTCGAAGATGAATTGCTGGCGTTCATTGCAATTCAGATTAAGCGTATCGGTCTTTTTCAACGTATCGCCGTTGTAAGTGGCCACTTGTAAGGAGGCAAGCGTCCAGGTACCGTTCGTTAAAAAGGTGTTCACGTACGATAGGTCGGCGTTCTTTTTACAGGAACCCATGAACATGGCCACCAGCATGATAGCCGGTATGACAAGTAGTATAGATCTTTTGCAATATGGATGCACGGCGTAAAAATACAATATCCGGTGATCAATCCGACCGGTCAGGTAAAAGTATAACGGCGGTGGGTGAAAAGTATTGCGGTTACCTTAGGTTCGGGGAGTTTTGAGTGGGCCGAGGGACGAGCAATGATTGGGTGGTCTTTGGATCAAAAAGCCGAACCTTAGTGTACTGAAGTTCTGTTACATCGGTGTAACAAAATTCCCCAAATTTCCCCACTTTTCAGCATTGCGAAATTCGTAAAAACCCAACTTTTTCCAGAAAAAACATACAAAAAACCGGAATGTAACACCAGATGTAACACTTTTACATCAAAATGTAACACCTGAAACAGTGGGTATTCGTGTTTCGGGAGGCATTAAAAGATGCTTTCTGTCCAAAAATTGCGAATTTGATAATAGCTGGATCGGCATGTGTTTCGCACCTTTGCTATCCAACATCTCTATCTATGCGTATACCATTTGAAACCCTCCGGGCCGAGTTCGAGCGTGTGCTCCTCAGTATCGGCTTCAGCGCCGATCGTGCCCGTCAATGTGCCGATATCTTCGCCAGCAACAGCCGCGATGGCGTCCACACCCACGGACTTAACCGTTTTCCGGTATTTGTACAATATGTAAAGGACGGCCTCATCGACCCCAATGCCACTGCAGAGCAAGTAGGCGGCTTTGGTGCCCTGGAGCAGTGGGATGGCCATTTGGCGCCGGGTATGCTCAGCGCTACCACTTGTATGGAAAGAGCTATGGCGTTGGCTGGGCAGCATGGCATCGGCTGTGTGGCCATCCGCAACACCAACCACTGGATGCGCGGTGGTACCTATGGATGGCAGGCGGCCAATGTGGGTTATATCGGTATCTGTTTTACCAACACCATAGCCAATGTGCCGCCTTGGGGTGGTACACAACCACGGTTAGGTAACAACCCGCTGGTGATCGCCGTGCCACGTAAAGATGGGCATGTGGTGCTGGATATGGCCATATCGCAATACAGCTTTGGTAAACTAATGCAATATGAGGCAGCAGGGGAGGAACTTCCATTTGCCGGCGGCTACAGTAAGGCCGGCAAACTGACCACCAAGCCTGGCGAGATCACCGAGTCGTGGCGGTTGCTGCCTATCGGTTTTTGGAAGGGTTCGGGCTTGTCGATGATGCTGGACCTGCTGGCCACAGTGTTGAGCCAGGGCCGCTCCACGGCCGAGATCACCAAAAGCAAGGCAGAATATGGCGTATCGCAGGTGTTCATCTGCATCAAACCAACCCAAGGGAACACGGAGCAGCTTATTGAACAGATATTGGAATTCTCACGGAGCAGCGAGTTGGTGGATGCCGAACAACCTATACGTTATCCGGGCGAAAGCACGCTCAGGACCCGTCAACGCAGCTTAAAGGAAGGCATACCCGTTGACGAGAAGATATGGGAGAAAGTAAAGGGGCTGTGATCTGTAAAG
This window harbors:
- the yiaK gene encoding 3-dehydro-L-gulonate 2-dehydrogenase, with amino-acid sequence MRIPFETLRAEFERVLLSIGFSADRARQCADIFASNSRDGVHTHGLNRFPVFVQYVKDGLIDPNATAEQVGGFGALEQWDGHLAPGMLSATTCMERAMALAGQHGIGCVAIRNTNHWMRGGTYGWQAANVGYIGICFTNTIANVPPWGGTQPRLGNNPLVIAVPRKDGHVVLDMAISQYSFGKLMQYEAAGEELPFAGGYSKAGKLTTKPGEITESWRLLPIGFWKGSGLSMMLDLLATVLSQGRSTAEITKSKAEYGVSQVFICIKPTQGNTEQLIEQILEFSRSSELVDAEQPIRYPGESTLRTRQRSLKEGIPVDEKIWEKVKGL
- the purN gene encoding phosphoribosylglycinamide formyltransferase, with the translated sequence MKTKIAIFASGSGSNAQKIMEHFKHHSQTEVALVLTNNPQAYVLQRADNFEIPTHVFTRQEFFDTDEVVKLLKKMEIDLIVLAGFLWLVPASLLKAFPNQIINIHPSLLPKYGGKGMYGDNVHKAVLANGEAESGITIHFVNENFDEGEIIQQARFKIEPDDTLDAIKLKGQHLEHQYFPKVVEQLTEKMRGGVKG
- a CDS encoding ligand-binding sensor domain-containing protein, which codes for MKHLVTLSALAITLCACKKDRTQAPSPETPKPVFPEWVTYNTTNSALPADQVNALAISSSNIKWMATTNGLARLEGDHWKVYNMANSPLPSNNIQAVTVEVNGTVWAGTDKGLARFAAGNWTIYNTTNSALTDDRIKCLIHDAAHGTTWVGTEDGIVKISNGRWEHLETIHTVLSMAADASGALWMGLFNDFAFIGMIKKYANGQWTTYRLDQLGYTSAFPYDIKIDRQGRPVAVLAGTVVKAVIRFDGSGWTELERPEKARGLRSLLLQDDDVWVGGSTLSRFGAKDLPLVEVPVKDLYISGMTADADGRKWISTYLSGVAVYNP